One stretch of Salarias fasciatus chromosome 19, fSalaFa1.1, whole genome shotgun sequence DNA includes these proteins:
- the six1a gene encoding homeobox protein six1a has product MSILPSFGFTQEQVACVCEVLQQGGNLERLGRFLWSLPACDHLHKNESVLKAKAVVAFHRGNFRELYKILESHQFSPHNHPKLQQLWLKAHYVEAEKLRGRPLGAVGKYRVRRKFPLPRTIWDGEETSYCFKEKSRGVLREWYTHNPYPSPREKRELAEATGLTTTQVSNWFKNRRQRDRAAEAKERENSENNNAGGNKQNQLSPLDGGKSLMSSSEDEFSPPQSPDQNSALLLQGTMSHPGASAYPMSGLGAPQPVHGMHGHPHQLQDSLLGPLTSSLVDLGS; this is encoded by the exons ATGTCTATATTACCGTCTTTCGGCTTTACGCAGGAGCAAGTGGCGTGCGTCTGCGaggtgctgcagcagggaggaaacCTGGAGAGGCTCGGCCGCTTCCTGTGGTCCCTGCCCGCCTGCGATCACCTCCACAAGAACGAGAGCGTCCTCAAAGCCAAGGCGGTGGTGGCCTTCCACCGCGGGAACTTCAGGGAGCTTTACAAGATCCTGGAGAGCCACCAGTTCTCCCCGCACAACCACccgaagctgcagcagctgtggctgAAGGCGCACTACGTGGAGGCGGAGAAGCTGCGCGGCCGGCCGCTCGGCGCGGTGGGGAAGTACCGGGTGCGGAGGAAATTCCCGCTGCCGCGCACGATATGGGACGGAGAGGAGACCAGCTACTGCTTTAAGGAGAAGTCCCGGGGGGTCCTGAGAGAGTGGTACACGCACAACCCGTACCCGTCCCCGCGGGAAAAGAGGGAGCTGGCCGAGGCCACAGGACTGACCACCACGCAGGTCAGCAACTGGTTCAAAAACAGacggcagagagacagagccgCGGAGGCCAAGGAGAG AGAgaacagtgaaaacaacaacGCAGGCGGCAACAAACAGAACCAGCTGTCCCCTCTGGACGGAGGAAAGTCCCTCATGTCCAGCTCGGAGGACGAGTTTTCTCCACCCCAGAGCCCCGACCAGAACTCTGCGCTTTTGCTCCAGGGCACCATGAGCCACCCCGGGGCCTCCGCTTACCCCATGTCCGGGCTGGGGGCCCCACAGCCGGTGCACGGCATGCACGGACACCCACACCAACTGCAGGACTCCTTGTTGGGACCTCTAACCTCCAGTCTCGTGGATTTGGGCTCTTAA